A part of Botrytis cinerea B05.10 chromosome 2, complete sequence genomic DNA contains:
- the Bcpml1 gene encoding Bcpml1 translates to MASPASSNRQQDHSSRRHSRSPSTDSEGERRRRRRRREREADRGSTRTDRHDDRSRGTRDQYEDKVRYRRRSRSPVDSDSSRQKVNRDSHRRRSRSPRRKDDRDSHRRRDRSRDRRRNKDGNANDNTRSAESTTNLVASRKQNGPLPSQAASFQSKKDPSSTALVTTGDEPVPEKEKPNLGHTGILAAASNTITQADGNSIVLKYHEPPEACKPPSKDDWKLFVFKGADIIETIDLSSKSCWLVGRERAVVDLAAEHPSISKQHAVIQFKATEKMNEFGDKIRKVKPYLIDLESANGTMMNKDPVDASRYVELMDKDMIQFGHSTREYVLMLAPRT, encoded by the coding sequence ATGGCCTCACCTGCATCCTCAAATCGTCAGCAGGATCATTCTTCACGGCGACATTCTAGGTCCCCCTCCACAGATTCCGAAGGGGAGAGAAGGCGGAGGAGGCGCAGGAGAGAGCGAGAGGCTGACCGTGGATCAACTCGTACCGACAGGCATGATGATCGTTCCAGAGGCACGAGAGATCAATACGAAGATAAAGTGAGATACCGCAGAAGGTCGCGCAGTCCAGTTGATTCAGATTCTTCCCGGCAAAAAGTCAATCGAGATTCGCATCGCAGAAGATCGCGCAGTCCCCGACGAAAGGATGATCGAGATTCACATCGCAGAAGAGATAGATCTCGAGACCGAAGACGGAATAAGGatggaaatgcaaatgaCAATACCAGGTCGGCGGAATCAACGACAAACTTGGTAGCGTCTCGAAAACAAAACGGTCCGCTACCATCCCAAGCTGCATCGTTTCAATCGAAAAAAGATCCATCCTCAACAGCCCTTGTCACCACCGGAGACGAGCCAGTACCTGAAAAAGAGAAGCCGAATTTAGGACACACGGGGATCTTGGCAGCAGCTTCAAATACAATTACACAGGCAGATGGGAATTCTATAGTTCTAAAATATCACGAACCACCTGAAGCATGCAAGCCACCATCTAAAGACGATTGGAAACTTTTTGTGTTTAAAGGCGCCGACATTATCGAAACCATTGATTTGAGTTCCAAGAGTTGCTGGCTTGTTGGTCGAGAACGTGCCGTGGTGGATTTAGCTGCAGAACATCCAAGCATCAGCAAACAACATGCCGTCATACAGTTCAAAGCGACAGAGAAGATGAACGAATTTGGCGATAAGATTCGCAAAGTGAAGCCATACTTGATCGATCTCGAATCTGCGAACGGTACGATGATGAACAAAGATCCGGTGGACGCGAGTCGATACGTTGAGTTAATGGATAAGGACATGATACAATTTGGTCACAGCACCAGAGAGTACGTCCTAATGTTGGCACCGAGAACTTAA
- the Bctsr3 gene encoding Bctsr3 yields MVRHKKDNFSSRGKKYSNPPRTRGPRNNSDDESQPRSSRPPFKAACWDLGHCDPKRCSGKKLMKLNLMRELHVGQKHQGVIISPNAKATISPADREIMQQFGAAVVECSWARTAEVPWAKIGGKCERLLPYLVAANSVNYGKPWRLNCVEALGAAFYICGFEDWAEQILEPFNYGRSFLDINSSLLKRYAACKDEAEIKKAQEVWMEKLEREYKESREGGADGEDDIWKSGNTNHRLPESSEDEDEDEDEEDEEGKDSDDEVDGIYLGKEQPKKKPLPEDEEEEDEDKDPFAISDDEDDEEEMAELRRRVLASKPFANPQNGNQKAAPEKISRPVPLKEDSEVEADSDNGEDDEFDNIIDATPVTDRTGIIAKEKAKTVSPTIASATFLRTVVGAPKKW; encoded by the coding sequence ATGGTTCGACATAAGAAAGATAACTTCTCTTCTCGAGGCAAGAAATATAGTAATCCTCCACGAACTCGAGGTCCGCGCAACAACTCCGACGATGAATCACAACCCCGCTCTTCTCGCCCTCCATTCAAAGCTGCATGTTGGGATCTTGGTCACTGCGATCCAAAACGATGTTCCGGAAAGAAACTTATGAAGCTTAATCTTATGCGAGAGTTACATGTCGGTCAGAAACATCAAGGTGTTATTATATCTCCAAATGCGAAAGCTACAATATCCCCGGCAGATCGTGAAATTATGCAACAGTTCGGTGCGGCAGTTGTGGAATGTTCATGGGCTCGTACAGCAGAAGTTCCTTGGGCTAAGATAGGTGGAAAGTGTGAGAGATTATTACCATATCTCGTTGCTGCGAACTCAGTCAATTATGGCAAACCTTGGAGGCTAAATTGTGTGGAAGCTTTGGGAGCTGCGTTCTATATATGTGGGTTCGAGGATTGGGCAGAACAAATATTGGAACCATTCAACTACGGAAGATCATTCTTAGATATTAACTCCAGTCTGTTAAAGAGATATGCAGCATGCAAAGACGAAGCGGAGATAAAGAAGGCCCAGGAAGTTTGGATGGAGAAATTAGAGAGAGAATATAAAGAGAGTAGAGAAGGTGGCGCGGATGGTGAAGATGATATCTGGAAGAGTGGAAATACGAATCACAGATTACCTGAAAGTtcggaagatgaggatgaggatgaagatgaagaagatgaagagggaaaagataGTGATGACGAAGTCGATGGAATCTATCTCGGTAAAGAACAACCAAAGAAGAAACCCTTACccgaagatgaggaggaggaggatgaagataagGATCCTTTCGCCAtttcagatgatgaggacgatgaagaggaaatggcAGAACTACGACGAAGAGTCCTCGCATCCAAACCATTTGCCAACCCACAAAATGGCAATCAAAAAGCTGCACCAGAAAAGATTTCGAGACCAGTACCATTGAAGGAAGATTCTGAAGTCGAAGCGGATTCGGAtaatggagaagatgatgaatttgacaATATCATTGATGCTACTCCTGTCACCGATAGGACAGGTATAATAGCTAAAGAGAAAGCCAAGACCGTATCTCCAACCATTGCTAGTGCTACATTTTTGAGGACGGTCGTTGGTGCACCAAAGAAGTGGTAG